A genomic window from Flavobacterium johnsoniae includes:
- a CDS encoding DoxX family protein: MISKNTDLGLLLLRISTGGLMLFHGVSKLIQGISFLVENMGAFGYAVYIGEVLAPIAILIGFRTRIAAILLAITCVVAVATAHAQEIFTISEHGGYALELLALYLFGALALFFTGAGKYAVSNKNQWD, translated from the coding sequence ATGATTTCAAAAAACACAGACCTCGGATTATTGCTTTTGCGCATCAGTACTGGTGGATTAATGCTTTTTCATGGAGTTTCTAAACTGATTCAAGGAATTTCGTTCCTTGTAGAAAATATGGGCGCATTTGGATATGCCGTTTACATTGGAGAAGTTTTAGCGCCAATCGCCATTCTAATCGGATTTAGAACTAGAATTGCCGCAATTCTTCTTGCTATAACTTGTGTCGTGGCAGTTGCTACAGCTCACGCTCAAGAAATTTTCACAATCAGCGAACACGGAGGTTATGCTTTAGAATTATTAGCACTTTACCTTTTTGGTGCTCTTGCTTTGTTCTTTACTGGAGCTGGTAAATATGCAGTTTCTAATAAAAATCAGTGGGATTAA
- a CDS encoding zinc-binding alcohol dehydrogenase family protein, giving the protein MKAIGFKTSLPIENPESFIEFEAVKPIPGPHDLLVKIDAISVNPVDFKIRQNSVKDTVLETPKIIGWDAVGIVQAVGENVTLFEVGDPVYYAGDITKQGSNAEYQIIDERIVGRKSKSLTIEEAAVIPLTALTAWEILFDRIRISAEKDKGKSILIIGGAGGVGSIAIQLAKKIAGLTVIATASRLETKEWCKQQGADFIVDHKDLVSSVHEAGFEYVDFILDFVDTNAYWDTMVELIKPQGHIASITGSSDPVALTKLKSKSVSFSWELMYTRSMYQTEDMVEQHNILNIVADLLDDGILKTTLNTTLDGFTAENLKKAHELLESGRTIGKIAIKF; this is encoded by the coding sequence ATGAAAGCAATAGGATTTAAAACCTCATTACCTATAGAAAACCCAGAAAGTTTTATCGAATTTGAAGCCGTAAAACCAATACCTGGACCTCACGATTTATTAGTAAAAATTGACGCGATTTCGGTAAATCCAGTCGATTTTAAAATTCGTCAGAATAGCGTAAAAGATACCGTTTTAGAAACTCCAAAAATCATTGGTTGGGATGCTGTTGGAATTGTACAAGCGGTCGGAGAAAATGTTACTTTATTTGAAGTTGGAGATCCAGTTTATTATGCTGGAGATATTACCAAACAAGGAAGCAATGCCGAATATCAGATTATTGATGAAAGAATTGTCGGAAGAAAATCTAAATCATTAACTATTGAAGAAGCGGCGGTTATTCCGTTGACAGCTTTAACAGCTTGGGAAATTTTATTTGACAGAATCAGAATTAGTGCTGAAAAAGACAAAGGAAAATCTATTTTAATAATTGGCGGAGCAGGCGGAGTAGGCTCTATTGCAATTCAATTGGCTAAGAAAATAGCCGGCTTAACTGTTATTGCAACAGCGTCGCGTTTAGAAACCAAAGAATGGTGCAAACAGCAAGGCGCTGATTTTATTGTGGATCACAAAGATCTGGTTTCTTCAGTTCACGAAGCTGGTTTTGAGTATGTTGACTTTATTTTAGATTTTGTAGATACCAATGCGTATTGGGATACAATGGTAGAATTGATTAAACCGCAAGGACATATTGCTTCAATTACAGGAAGTAGCGATCCTGTTGCGTTAACAAAACTTAAAAGTAAAAGTGTTTCTTTTTCTTGGGAATTAATGTACACACGTTCTATGTACCAGACAGAAGATATGGTCGAACAGCACAACATTTTAAATATTGTTGCTGATTTGCTTGATGATGGAATTTTGAAAACGACTTTAAACACAACATTAGATGGATTTACAGCCGAAAATCTAAAAAAAGCACACGAACTTTTAGAATCTGGAAGAACAATTGGAAAAATTGCAATAAAATTTTAA
- a CDS encoding sensor histidine kinase, with protein MPNTTSTSGYFLDKIASLNFDHFFTKRNRILLHILMWSGFSILLFLSYVIGYHLIYFDAVLLTIRMAMVNIIVFYMIFYLLLPKIFSGNKTKNIILLVLLFPFSIFVWMAVTYFISLFYNVLGFEITFGELKGVIKMSAEQSFLEAVSLKRMLSQSIIIISLLSPFCFAKILVEIAKLYHKKFQIEKEKTALEIQNIQIEKDFLKAQLNPHFLFNTLNNLYGLTVRKDNLAPEIILNLSDIMSYTLYESNTEIVRLEKELDFIKNYIALERMRYDEKTDIQVHIEGQTAGHFVAPLLTFTFIENAFKYGLKSKNSFIKLNIKIENNTFWFSLENDLEEKINESSFGGIGIENARKRLELLYPNQYELEIKRLENTFKVDLKIVLRK; from the coding sequence ATGCCAAATACCACATCAACTTCGGGATATTTTTTAGATAAAATTGCTTCGCTCAATTTTGATCACTTCTTTACCAAAAGAAATCGAATTTTACTGCATATTTTGATGTGGTCTGGATTTTCAATACTACTTTTCTTAAGTTATGTAATTGGGTATCATTTAATTTATTTTGATGCAGTTTTATTGACCATTCGAATGGCAATGGTAAATATTATTGTCTTTTACATGATTTTTTATCTGTTGCTTCCCAAGATTTTTTCAGGAAATAAAACCAAAAATATCATTCTATTAGTGCTTCTTTTTCCGTTTTCTATTTTTGTTTGGATGGCGGTTACTTATTTTATTTCATTGTTTTATAATGTTTTAGGATTCGAAATTACATTTGGAGAATTAAAAGGCGTAATCAAAATGAGTGCAGAACAAAGCTTTCTTGAAGCAGTTTCGCTAAAAAGAATGCTTTCGCAGAGTATTATAATTATCTCACTTCTTTCACCTTTTTGTTTCGCTAAAATTCTGGTTGAAATTGCAAAACTTTACCATAAAAAATTTCAGATTGAAAAAGAGAAAACGGCTTTAGAAATTCAAAATATTCAGATCGAAAAAGACTTTCTAAAAGCACAATTAAATCCGCATTTTTTATTTAATACCTTGAATAATCTTTACGGATTGACAGTTCGAAAAGACAATTTGGCTCCAGAAATAATCCTGAACCTTTCGGATATTATGAGTTACACGCTTTACGAATCGAATACAGAAATTGTTCGTTTAGAAAAAGAATTAGATTTCATTAAAAATTATATCGCTTTAGAAAGAATGCGTTATGATGAAAAAACAGATATTCAAGTTCATATTGAAGGACAAACAGCCGGACATTTTGTTGCGCCATTACTGACTTTTACTTTCATTGAAAATGCTTTTAAATATGGTTTAAAAAGCAAAAATTCCTTTATAAAACTAAATATTAAAATTGAAAATAATACTTTTTGGTTTAGTTTAGAAAATGATTTGGAAGAAAAAATAAATGAGTCTAGTTTTGGTGGAATAGGAATCGAAAACGCACGTAAACGTTTAGAATTGTTGTATCCAAATCAGTACGAATTAGAAATTAAAAGACTTGAAAACACATTTAAAGTCGATTTAAAAATCGTTTTAAGAAAATAA
- a CDS encoding CPBP family intramembrane glutamic endopeptidase, giving the protein MSLFTPLLWILLIAPFIIIAHFKTEKTNFKYLAFFILYFLVDVFFQASGKQIINLDFLDLKFNWAGKFLSLILGLSIIFSVSKEERIKIGFTAKTNSRKQLKFGLLVFCGFTLFDIIFKLILFPKGGTFDLETFLFQATMPGLTEEILFRGICLWLLDKAFAPKWNYRGVQFGWSFVIVTILFGVSHGAILDQDFHLKFDILTMIYLTLISSLSVGVLRQFSGNLIYSILGHNTINLINAIIRIL; this is encoded by the coding sequence ATGTCATTATTTACGCCACTTCTTTGGATCTTATTAATTGCTCCTTTCATCATTATTGCTCATTTTAAAACTGAAAAAACAAACTTTAAATATTTAGCCTTTTTTATTCTTTATTTTCTTGTCGATGTGTTTTTTCAAGCTTCAGGAAAACAAATTATTAATCTCGATTTTTTAGATTTAAAGTTCAATTGGGCTGGAAAATTTTTAAGTTTAATTCTAGGATTAAGCATTATTTTTTCAGTTTCAAAAGAAGAAAGAATCAAAATTGGATTTACTGCTAAAACCAATTCAAGAAAACAATTAAAATTCGGTTTGCTTGTTTTCTGCGGATTTACTTTGTTTGATATTATTTTCAAATTAATCTTATTTCCAAAAGGCGGAACATTCGATTTAGAAACCTTTCTTTTTCAGGCAACAATGCCAGGTTTAACAGAAGAAATTCTTTTTAGAGGAATCTGTTTATGGCTTTTAGATAAAGCTTTTGCGCCAAAATGGAACTATCGCGGTGTTCAATTTGGTTGGTCTTTTGTAATCGTTACCATTTTATTTGGAGTTTCTCACGGAGCGATTTTAGATCAGGATTTTCATTTAAAATTTGACATTCTAACAATGATTTATTTGACCTTAATATCGTCATTGAGTGTTGGTGTTTTGAGACAGTTTTCGGGAAATCTTATTTATTCTATTCTAGGCCATAACACGATTAATTTGATAAATGCAATTATTAGAATTTTATAA
- a CDS encoding LytR/AlgR family response regulator transcription factor, producing the protein MEKFKCLIVDDEPIARDIIESFIAEVPFLELKASFGESAKALVYLEENEIDIVFSDIEMPKFTGLELAQSLTKQPVIIFITAHRNFALEGFETGAADYLLKPVRFDRFLKAVNRAKEYLSLKKTTSVHQINSDRIFIKSEGKLIKILLNEILYVEAQGDYLKFVINGASYTTLGTLKSMEEVLKLPMFFRVQRSFILNLEAVRSLNGNMIELIDGKTISAALNKKDELYQLLGIR; encoded by the coding sequence ATGGAAAAGTTTAAATGCTTAATCGTTGATGACGAACCAATTGCAAGAGATATTATTGAATCTTTTATTGCCGAAGTTCCGTTTTTAGAATTAAAAGCTTCTTTTGGAGAATCTGCAAAAGCTTTAGTTTATTTGGAAGAAAATGAAATCGATATTGTTTTCAGTGATATCGAAATGCCAAAGTTTACTGGTTTAGAATTGGCTCAATCGCTTACAAAACAGCCTGTTATTATATTTATTACAGCGCATAGAAATTTTGCTTTAGAAGGTTTTGAAACAGGCGCGGCAGATTATCTCTTAAAACCTGTTCGTTTTGACCGTTTTTTAAAAGCTGTTAATCGCGCCAAAGAATATCTTTCGTTAAAGAAAACAACTTCGGTTCATCAAATCAATTCGGATCGTATTTTTATTAAATCAGAAGGAAAACTGATTAAGATTTTATTGAATGAAATTCTTTATGTAGAAGCGCAAGGAGATTATTTGAAATTTGTAATTAATGGCGCTTCGTATACCACTTTAGGAACTTTAAAATCTATGGAAGAAGTGCTGAAATTGCCAATGTTCTTTCGCGTTCAGCGTTCTTTTATCCTAAATCTTGAAGCCGTGAGAAGTTTGAACGGAAATATGATTGAATTGATTGACGGGAAAACTATTTCTGCAGCTCTCAATAAAAAAGATGAATTGTATCAGTTGCTGGGAATTAGATAA
- a CDS encoding two-component regulator propeller domain-containing protein, translated as MRKFFLFLFLSIFSINFSNAQDYYFKHFQVEEGLSNNTVLTSIQDNDGFMWFGTKDGLNRFDGYRFKTYRSNGDPIHSLGSNYIQSMHEYDDTIWVGTDKGLYHYDKKQDRFTVLNEAINDRINDINHDQKGNIWFLSGNILYKYAPKKKETTTFNTNKYFPTTSIARDPKGEIWASSYNKIYHYSEENLSFENFPLNPPANKANFRITIIFVIDSENIAIGTQDHGILVYNRKTKVTSELKFDVREPVFVRQFKKRGNDELWIASESGVYVYNLKTKTAVNLTKNYNDPYAISDNASYSITIDKEDGIWIGTYFGGINYHQKQYTQFKKYFPQKGQNSISGSAVREIHKDEQGDLWIGTEDAGVNRFNPKTKKFTSYLPNGSKSGVSYYNIHALLPRKDKIWVGTFEHGLDVLDRNSGAVVKHYSANDQKSGLQSNFIFSFYEMKNKDLIVVTTRGLYRYNEQADNFEILKFFPETYHYTNFKEDSDGNLWAGSYRDGLLFYNPKTKKKEVFIYDYKNPKSISNNTINTIFEDSSNNLWIATENGLNLVDRKTHAFKKITTNDGMPSNVFYSILEDDAKNLWLTTSKGLVKFGPDHKTIKIFTTANGLLSDQFNYNSAFEDTNGDMYFGNLNGMISFNPKHFSKNKYTPFIYITNLQINNKDIEVNSPDSPIEQSISFLDELELNNSQSSFNLEFASLNFTAPELTEYWYQLENVNNDWVYLGRNNKVFFTELAPGDYVFKVKSLNSFGVWSKEVKLKIRILPPFYASTYAYLLYFVLICAGFYYIIRYSQNLTQIKNNRKIKHLNDEKEKEIYQAKIDFFTNVAHEIRTPLTLIKGPLEKLLGLNHELEEVPQHLSIMKKNTSRLLKLVNELLDFRKSEIGGLKLTFVEANISSMVRNFHLRFSQLIEERELEFNLELGEKDIHAFVDKEAFKKILSNLINNAIKYSNKKVSISLFRDEKKLTLIVKNDGKIIPNHLKNKIFEPFFRVDENSTASGTGIGLSLAHSLAQLHNGSLELVADSTYNIFELVVPLHQEEEFMFYADSEKEQTENETPKEPVEIKNEKPQILVVEDNEDLLSFITTELATTYAILKAENGEEALKIIHNENVQLVISDVTMPVMDGITMCKKIKTNLETSHIPVILLTAKNSLKSQIDGLEVGADAYVAKPFSMDYLKVQANNLIENRRQIMNYYASSPLSHIKSIAHNKTDEKFLKKLDDEILKNITDQDLSVESLAEIMNMSRSTLYRKIKDITNLSPNELINIVRLKRAAELLLNENYKMYEIAEMVGYKSQTSFGRNFQKHFNMSPSEYIQANR; from the coding sequence TAGTTTGGGCAGCAATTATATTCAGTCTATGCATGAGTATGATGATACGATTTGGGTAGGAACAGATAAAGGTTTGTATCATTATGATAAAAAACAAGATCGTTTTACAGTTTTAAACGAAGCCATAAATGATCGTATAAATGACATCAATCACGACCAAAAAGGCAACATTTGGTTTCTTTCTGGCAACATTTTGTATAAGTATGCACCAAAAAAGAAAGAAACAACTACGTTTAATACCAATAAATACTTTCCGACAACATCTATAGCACGCGATCCAAAAGGCGAAATTTGGGCATCTTCATACAATAAAATCTATCATTATTCTGAAGAAAACCTTTCTTTCGAGAATTTTCCTTTAAATCCGCCAGCTAATAAAGCTAATTTTAGAATCACCATCATTTTTGTTATCGATAGTGAAAATATTGCAATTGGAACGCAAGATCACGGAATTCTGGTTTATAATCGAAAAACTAAAGTGACTAGCGAATTAAAATTTGACGTTAGAGAACCCGTTTTTGTGCGTCAGTTTAAGAAGAGAGGAAATGACGAACTCTGGATTGCAAGCGAATCTGGCGTTTATGTTTATAATTTGAAAACCAAAACGGCAGTTAATCTTACCAAAAATTACAATGATCCGTACGCCATTTCAGATAATGCCTCTTATTCTATTACAATTGATAAAGAAGACGGAATTTGGATTGGAACTTATTTTGGTGGAATCAATTATCATCAAAAACAATATACTCAGTTTAAGAAATATTTTCCGCAGAAAGGTCAAAACTCCATTAGCGGAAGCGCTGTCAGAGAAATTCATAAAGACGAACAAGGCGATTTATGGATCGGAACTGAAGATGCGGGCGTAAACCGTTTTAATCCGAAAACAAAAAAATTTACTTCTTATTTGCCAAACGGAAGTAAAAGCGGTGTTTCTTACTATAATATTCATGCTTTGCTTCCTAGAAAAGACAAAATCTGGGTTGGAACTTTTGAACATGGTTTGGATGTTTTAGACAGAAATTCTGGCGCAGTTGTGAAACATTACAGCGCGAATGACCAAAAAAGCGGACTTCAGAGTAATTTTATTTTTTCTTTTTATGAAATGAAAAATAAAGATCTAATTGTCGTTACCACAAGAGGATTGTATCGTTATAATGAACAAGCTGATAATTTTGAGATTCTGAAATTCTTTCCAGAAACCTATCATTATACCAATTTTAAAGAAGATAGCGACGGAAATCTCTGGGCAGGAAGTTATCGCGACGGACTTTTATTTTACAATCCGAAAACAAAGAAAAAAGAGGTTTTTATTTATGATTATAAAAATCCGAAAAGCATTAGCAACAATACAATTAATACCATTTTTGAAGATAGTTCTAATAATTTGTGGATTGCGACAGAAAATGGTTTAAATCTCGTAGATCGCAAAACACACGCTTTCAAAAAAATCACAACCAACGACGGAATGCCAAGTAATGTTTTCTATTCTATTTTAGAAGACGATGCTAAAAATCTTTGGCTAACAACTTCTAAAGGTTTAGTAAAATTTGGTCCAGATCATAAAACGATTAAAATTTTTACAACGGCAAATGGATTGTTGAGCGATCAGTTTAATTACAATTCGGCTTTTGAAGATACAAATGGAGATATGTATTTTGGAAATCTGAACGGAATGATCAGTTTTAATCCGAAACATTTCAGCAAAAACAAATACACGCCTTTTATTTATATTACTAATCTTCAGATTAACAATAAAGATATCGAAGTAAATAGTCCCGACTCGCCTATTGAACAATCTATTTCTTTTCTTGACGAACTGGAATTAAATAACAGTCAATCGTCTTTTAATCTCGAATTTGCATCTTTAAACTTTACCGCTCCAGAATTGACCGAATATTGGTATCAGTTAGAAAATGTCAATAATGACTGGGTTTATTTGGGCAGAAACAACAAAGTGTTTTTTACCGAACTTGCGCCTGGAGATTATGTTTTTAAAGTAAAATCGCTAAACAGTTTTGGCGTTTGGAGTAAAGAAGTTAAACTTAAAATTAGAATTCTTCCTCCGTTTTATGCCAGTACTTATGCGTATTTACTTTATTTTGTGTTAATCTGCGCAGGTTTTTATTACATCATTCGTTATTCTCAAAATCTTACTCAGATCAAGAATAACCGTAAAATAAAGCATTTAAATGACGAAAAAGAGAAGGAAATTTACCAAGCCAAAATTGACTTTTTTACGAATGTAGCACACGAAATTAGAACGCCTTTGACTTTGATTAAAGGTCCGCTTGAAAAACTTTTAGGTTTGAATCATGAATTGGAAGAAGTGCCACAACATCTTTCTATTATGAAAAAAAATACCTCTCGTTTATTGAAATTGGTGAATGAATTATTGGATTTTAGAAAATCTGAAATTGGCGGACTAAAATTGACTTTCGTCGAAGCGAATATTTCTTCTATGGTTCGGAATTTCCATTTGAGATTCAGCCAGTTAATTGAAGAACGCGAATTGGAATTTAATTTAGAATTGGGAGAAAAAGACATTCACGCTTTTGTAGACAAAGAAGCTTTTAAGAAGATTTTGAGCAATTTGATTAATAATGCCATTAAATATTCGAACAAAAAAGTTTCGATTTCTTTATTTAGAGATGAAAAGAAACTGACTTTAATTGTAAAAAATGACGGAAAAATTATTCCTAATCATTTAAAAAATAAAATTTTCGAACCATTTTTTAGAGTTGATGAAAATAGCACCGCTTCTGGAACCGGAATTGGGCTTTCACTTGCGCATTCTTTGGCGCAATTACACAACGGAAGTTTAGAATTAGTTGCCGATTCTACTTATAATATTTTTGAATTGGTAGTTCCGCTTCATCAGGAAGAAGAATTTATGTTTTATGCCGATTCTGAAAAAGAACAAACGGAAAACGAAACGCCAAAAGAACCTGTTGAAATTAAAAATGAAAAACCTCAGATTTTGGTTGTTGAAGACAATGAAGATCTTTTGAGTTTTATTACGACCGAATTGGCAACAACTTACGCCATTTTAAAAGCAGAAAATGGTGAAGAAGCATTAAAAATCATTCATAATGAAAATGTTCAACTCGTAATTTCTGATGTTACAATGCCTGTTATGGACGGAATTACGATGTGTAAAAAGATTAAAACGAATCTCGAAACCAGTCATATTCCTGTAATTTTATTGACGGCTAAAAACTCTTTAAAATCACAAATTGACGGACTTGAAGTTGGTGCTGACGCTTACGTAGCAAAACCTTTTTCTATGGATTATCTGAAAGTGCAAGCCAATAATTTGATTGAAAATCGAAGACAAATCATGAATTATTATGCGAGTTCTCCGCTTTCGCACATTAAAAGCATCGCACATAATAAAACTGACGAAAAATTCTTGAAAAAATTAGACGATGAAATCCTTAAAAACATTACAGATCAAGATTTAAGCGTAGAATCTTTGGCAGAAATCATGAACATGAGCCGTTCGACTTTATACAGAAAAATTAAAGATATTACGAATTTGAGTCCGAACGAATTAATTAATATAGTGAGACTTAAAAGAGCTGCCGAATTATTATTAAACGAAAACTATAAAATGTACGAAATCGCAGAAATGGTTGGTTATAAATCGCAAACCAGCTTTGGGCGAAATTTCCAAAAACATTTTAATATGTCGCCATCGGAATATATTCAGGCAAACAGGTAA